The following is a genomic window from Thermodesulfobacteriota bacterium.
GTCTGAAATGCCGATTTGCTTTTGCAGCCGGTCTCTCATGCGGGTGGAAACGATAACGGCCGCAGGTGAATAGAGCAGCGGCGGTTTGAGATAATAGCGGCAATACTGATGGGCCTGCATCCCCAGGACCCATGCCGCGGGCGACAGGTTGGTGGTGACGACGTTCGTGCTGAGGGCAGTCACCAGTTCCGGCGTTGTCACAGGGATCGGGACAATTCCCAGTTCCTGATAAAGGGCCGTTTCCACGGTACCGAACCAGGTGGCAACTTTCTGACTTTTCATATCAGTCAGGCCGGTCACGGCGTTTTTAGAAAACAGGTAAAAAAAACCGGTGTCGATCAGGGCCGCCAGAATGTAACCTTTTTCCTCAAAAACCCGGTCCAGGTCCGGACGGAATTTTTCGCAGATGTAATCCACCTCTTCATAGTTTTTAAATAGTCCGGGTATCAGCAGCGCGGATGCGTCGGGAGAGGCCGTTAATACACCCAGGGCGGTGCAGCCGCAGCCGTCAACCTGGTCGTCCTTCATTTTTTTGAGGATTTCAGGGTCTTCCCCCATAACCCCGCCGCCGTAAATCTTGATCAAAATTTTTCCGCCGCTTAATGTTTCGATTTCCGGGATGGTGCTGGTTTCCGGCACGGTCAGCCAGGGCGTTCCGGGAGGAGCCAGCGTGCCAATCCGTATCTGGAAAGGCTCCTTCCCCTGAATGGGGGACGTCAGGGCGCGCCACAGGATCTGCTTAAACTCTTTTTTGTTTATATGCGGGGAAAAAAGAGCGTTAAAACGTTCGGGCAGGTCTTTCTGGATATATCGAGAGGTTTTGTGCCGATCCATAATGGTCGTCAGCGCTGTTTTTGCCATGCTTTCCAGGTCGACCTTGGCCACGGCGCCGTTGTTGAGCATGGACTGCTGGCGCCGTTTGAGTTCAGGCCCTACTTCACGACCGGTCCACAGGGTCTCCAGGCTTTCCTGCAGAATTTTTTGAAAACCATCACGGGCGGGTGCGTCGCCAGCGGCCTCCGGCCGCGACGTGATGCCCAGTATCAGCAGGCAGAAGAATACTGGCAGCGGGCGGCGGATAAGTCCCCAACGAACACCGGGAATATGCATGATTCACCCCTTCTTTTTGTTCCTATAACCGATTCACCCCCGTCTGTCCCGCTGTCACACGAAACAGGCACCGGTACGGATGTGCTTCTGATGGAAGAGGCGGCCGGAAGGCCGCCTCCAAATGTTTTCGGCAAACGATCAGCTTCCGGCCCGGTGCTATTTTTTGCTCGCCCGGTAAGCGTCCAGCTCCTTCTGGATGTCGGCCATCAGTTCCGCGGAGAACGTCTTGCCGGACTGGGAAGCCAGAACCGCCTGGCTGGCCTTTTCAATCATCTTCATGTCTTCGGGAGAGAAGGTCATGGCCTTCATGCCGCACTTGCTTTCAAAGGCTTTCAGGCTTTTTTCCTCGTAGGCCCTGATCTGCTTTTTCCATTCCGGCTCCAGGACGTTGAATTCAGCCACCAGCATTTCCTGGATGTTCTGGGCGTAGGTCTCCGATACGCCAATCTGCTTCTGCAGCCGCTCTTTGGTCTTTGAACTGACGATAACGGCTGCGGGGCAATAGAGGAAAGGCGGTTTGAGATAGTAGTTGGAGTATTGATAGGCCTGCATGCCCAGCATCCAGGCGGCGGGCGCCATGTTGGTATCGGCCAGGCCGGTGCTCAGGGCCGAAACCACTTCCGGAACCGCCACTGGGGTGGCGTTGATGCCCAGTTCCTTGTACAGGGTGGTTTCCATGGCGCCGAACCAGGTCAGGACTTTCTGCTTGCGCAGGTCCTCCAGGCCGGTAATCTTGTTGGCCGAGAATATATAAAAATAGCCGGTGTCGATCAGGGCCGCCAGGATATATCCCTTTTTCTCAAACCCCTCATCCAGTCTTCTCCGGAACTTTTCGCAGATGTAATCGATCTCGGCATAATTTTTAAACAGGCCCGGCAGGAGCAGAGCCGAGGTGTCCGGCGAGGCCGCCAGCACACCGATGGCGGTGCAGCCGCAGCTGTCGAGCTGGCCGATGTCGATCTTTCTGAGGATGTCCGTATCTTCCCCCATGACGCCGCCGCCGTAAATTTTGATCTGGAGCTTTCCTTCGCTCAGCCTTTCGATCTCGGGGAGGGTAACGGTTTCAGGGATGCTCAGCCAGGGGGTGCCCGGAGGCGCCAGGGTGCCGAGCTTGATCACCATGGGGTCCTCCTTCTTAGCCGGGGACGCCATCACCTTCCAGGCAATGTCTTTAAATTTTTTCCAGTCCATCTGCGGGGCCAGCAGGGCGTTGATCTGTTCCGGAAGCCCTATCTGGATATATCGGGATGTCTGCTGGCGATCCAGTACGGAAGGCATCATTTTCTGCAGCATGGCTTCCAGGTCGGCCGCCTGCACGGCGCCTGTTCTCAACGTGTCTTTGATGGTTTCCTGTTTCTGCTTCAACTCCGGGGTCAGATCCTGCCCGGTCCACAGGGCCTCCAGAACGGCCTGAAGCATGCCCTGGAATTCGGCAGTTCCGGCATCCGCCGCCGCAACGGCGGCCGGGCGCCACGTCAGAATCATCATGATCATGATGCCGCACAGTACCCGCAGCCGGGGTTTCATGGAACGCAGATGGATAGTAACCATAACGACTCCTCCTTTATCTTTTCTGGGGCTTGATGGTTAATGCTTTGCTCTGTATTCCTCCAGCGCTTTCTTAATGTCGACGATCAGATCCGCGGAAAAAGCCTTGCCGGCCATCTGTCGCTGCACGGATTCGCCCGCCTTTTCGATGGCCTGCTGGTCTTCAAATGAAAACGTCATGACCTTGATGCCGCATTTGCTTTCGAAGGCCTCCAGGCTTTTGCCCTCGTAAGCCCTGATCTGCCGTCTCCATTCCGGCTCGATGGAATTAAATTCAAAAACCAGCAATTCCTGGACATTGTGGGCGTAAGTCTCGGACACGTTGATCTGCTTCCGCAACCGTTCCTTGGTTTTGGTGCTGACAATGACGGCCGCGGGTGAATAGAGCAGGGCCGGTTTGAGAAAATATTTGGAATACTGATAAGCCTGCATGCCCAGCATCCATCCCGCCGGCGACAGATTGGTGTCGGCCAGTCCGGTACTCAGGGTGGATACGATTTCCGGGACGGCCACGGGCGTGGGATTGATGCTCAGTTCCTTGTAAAGGGCTGTTTCCATGGCACCGAACCAGGTCAGGACCTTCTGCTTGCGCAAATCCGCCAGGCCGGTGATCTTGTTTTTGGAAAACATATAGAAGAAGCCGGTGTCGATCAGGGCCGCCAGAATATACCCTTTTTTTTCAAACCCCTCGTCCAGCCGTTTTCTGAATTTTTCGCAGATGTAATCGACTTCTTCGTAATTTTTGAACAGGCCCGGCACCAGAAAGGCCGAGGTGTCCGGAGAGGCCGCCAGAACGCCGAGGGAGGTGCAGCCGCAGCTGTCGAGCTGCCCCATATCCATCTTTCTGAGAATGTCGGTGTCTTCCCCCATGACGCCGCCTCCGTAAATTTTCATCAGAACCCTGCCCTCGCTCAGCCTTTCGATTTCCGGAAAGGCAATGGTCTCGGGAACGGTCAGCCAGGGTGTGCCCGGCGGAGCCAGGGTGCCGACCTTAAACAATACAGGATCTTCTTTTTTGACCGGTGACGTCATGGCCCGCCAGATGATTTGCTTGATTTCATCCCAGGTCATTTGAGGCGCAAAGAGGGCGCTGGCGCGGGTGGGGAAATCCTTGAGAATGTATCGTGAAGTTTTATGCCGGTCCAGAATGGAAGAAATAGTTTCTTCCGTCATGGTTTCCATCTCGGATTTTGGCACGGCGCCCGATGCCAGCATGGCTTTAAGGGTTTCCTGCCGCTGCTTTAATTCCGGAGAAAATTCCTGACCGGTCCACAGCGCCGTCAAGCTTTCGACCAGGATGGTTTGAAATCCCTGCCGCCCGGCATCCGCTGCCGCGGATACCGTCGGCCCAACCATGATGCTGATCAGCAGCGCGATAAAAACGGATAAAAAGACCCGCGGCAGATTGATTCCGGAACGCGCGTTCGAAATAACCATTTTCCCGTCTCCTTAATCTAATGCTGCGCCCGGTAAGCCTCAAGCGATTTCTGGATGTCTCCCATCAGGTCTTCCGGGAAAACCTTACCGGCCAGTTTCTGCTGGACGGCTTTACCCGCTTTTTCGATGGCCTGCTGATCTTCGGGTGAAAAGGTGACGGCCTTCATGCCGCATTTGCCTTCAAAAGCTTTCAGGCTTTTTTCCTCGTAATCCCTGATCTGCCGGTTCCATTCCGGCTCCAGAGCGATGAATTCAGACACAAGGATTTCCTGAACATTGAAGGCGTAAATCTCGGACACGCCGATCTGTTTTCGTACCCGGTCGACCAAATCTTTAGAGATGAAGACGGCTGACGGTGAATAGAGCAGGGGCGGCTGAAGATAAAAACTGATGTATTGATAGGCCTGCATGCCCAGCATCCAGGCCGCCGGCGCCATGGTGGTTTCAGCCTGGCCGGTACTCAGGGCGGAAACGATGTCCGGCACGGATACCGGCATGGCGGTGATTCCCATTTCCTGGAAAAAGGTGTTTTCCATGGCGCCGAACCAGGTCAGGGCCTTCTGTTTTCTCAAATCCGCCAGGCCGGCCACCTTGTTTTTCGAGAACAGATAGAAATAACCGGTATCAATGATGGCGACCAGGACGTATCCTTTGTCCTCAAAGGCCTTGTCCAGCCGCTTTCTGAACTTTTCACAGATAAAATCCACTTCTTTATAATTCTTAAACAATCCCGGCAGGAGCAGCGACGACATGTCCGGTGACGCTTCCAGCACGCCCAGGGCGGTGCAGCCGCAGCCGTCCAGCTGGCCGGCGCCCATTTTTCTCAGCACCTGGGTGTCTTCCCCCATGACGCCGCCGCCGTAAATCTTGATCAGAACCTTTCCGTCACTCAACTTTTCGATTTCGGGAATGGCGATGGTTTCAGGTACGTTGATCCAGGGAGTGCCCGGCGGGCCCAAGGTGCCGATCCGGATTTGTATGGGATTGTCTTTTCTGGCCGGGGACGACATGGCCTGCCACAAGATGGGTTTCACCTCTTCCCAGGTCATGTGGGGAGACAGGAGGGCGTTCACTCGCGCGGGAAAGTCCTTGAGAATATAACGGGAGGTTTTATGCTGATTCGGTATGGAAAGAAAGGACGCTTCCAGCAGGCTTTCCAGTTCGGCTTTCGACACGGCGCCGGAAGTCAGCATGGTTTTGACGGTTTCCTGCCGCTGTTTCAGCTCCGGGGAAAATTCCTGGCCGGTCCACAGGGCCGTCAGGCTTTCGATCAATACGCCCTGAAATTCCGGGGAAACAGGTTCCGCCGCGGCATTCAATGGACTTCCCGCCGAAAGGGCCAGGATGGCAGTGGCAAACAGCAGCCACGGACGAATGTTTCTGAAAAACACTTGCCGGCTGAACATTTTTTGCCTCCTTACCATTACAGGTTCAACGCATGCCTCCTACAGCAGGGATGACGGGTCAATGATCGCTGGTTTATCCGTGAATTCAAGCAGATAAAGCGATAAGGCCGGGATGTAGGTGATCAGCAGAACGCCGATGAGCAGCAGAGCAATAAAAGGAAGAATCGAGCGCACGATCGTGGGTAAAGATTTGTTGAACTTGAGCGAGGAGATGAACAGGCTCATGCCCACGGGCGGGGTAAGGAAGCCCAGTTCCAGGTTGGCCAGAAAAATAATGCCCAGGTGAACCGGATCGACGCCGTATTTCAGGGCGATGGGGACCACGATCGGCACGACAATGGCGCAGGCGGAAAAGATGTCCATGAGCGCGCCGACCATGAGCAGGAAGCCGTTCAGCAGGAGGAGAAAGGTGTACTTGCTGGTGATGTACTGACCGAGGAATTCAAACAGTTTTTCCGGAACGGACAGGGTCACGAACACGTCCGTCAGGCCCAGGGCCATGCCCACGATCATCAGGATGGCGCCGTTCATGATCATGCTGCGGCGGATGATTGAGATCAGCTTGCGGAAGTTCAAATCCCGGATGACAAACCACTCCACCACCAGCACATAGATTGCGGCCACGGCCGCGGCTTCGGGCGCAGAAAACAGGCCGGTCAGGATGCCGCCGACCACCAGCACGGGCAGGGGCAGTTCCCACTTGATCTCCCAGGTCGCGGCAGCCACTTCCGCAAAAGAGAATTTTTTCAGCGGGCTGTATTTGATGCCGAAGAAGAAGGCATAGGCGTAGAGCAGGGCGATCAGCAGGATTGCCGGAAGCAGCCCGGCTATGAACATGTCCTCCACGTTCAGGCTGACGCCTTTCTGCTGGCCGGCGATGACGCCATATAGGATCAAGGGCAGGCAGGGCATGAGCAGGGTGCCCAGGCTGCCGCCGGTGGTGATCAGGCCGAGGGTGAAATTTTCCGGGTAGCCGTCTTTCTGGAAGACGGGATAGAGCAGGGTGCCGATGCCGACGATGGTGATGGCGCTGGCGCCGGTAAAGGCGGTGAAGATGGAACAGGCGATCAGGGCGACAAAGCACAGTCCTCCGGGCAGCCAGCCCACCAGGGCGTTGGTCAGGCGCAGCATTTTTTCCGGCAGCCGGGTGTCGGCCAGCAGGTATCCGGAAAAGATAAAGAGCGGGATGGCGACAAAGATCGGCATGGTGGTCAGCCGGTAGAAGTCCGTGAACAGGGTGGCGGGGGCGATGTCGATCACGAAATAAAAGTTGGCAAAGGCCATGCCGCCGATGATAATAAACAGGGGTTCACCGGATATCGCCAGCAGGAGAAGTCCTAACGCAATGAATGTCACGCCCGAATTCCTTTCAACCGTATGAGGCTGTTAATCTGTGTTCCTTGCCTTGCGGATATCGTTTATCTCGGTCAGGAAACAAACGAAAAACTTGAAAGCCATGGACAGAAAACATACCGGAAACATCAGGGTGATGACCCATTCCGGGGTGTGAATGGCCGATTCGATTTTTCCCACCTCTCTGGTCACCAGCACGTAATCCCAGGAGAATTTCATGAACAGCAGGCAGGCCAGAGCGGCCACGAGCATTAAAAACATGCTCAAGTATCTGTTGTAGGGAGGCTTGAGTATTCCCTGGAGAAGGTCGATATTGATGTGGCTTCTTTCGAAACTGGAGGTGGCGATGCTGGCGCCGAGCAGGGCCAGCGCCAGCAGGGCCATACTGTTGTATACCGCCATCCAGATGATCGAATAGTCAAAGAAATTTCGCAATACGACCTGAATGAAGGCAAAAATGGAGAGTGACAGCAGCAGGAGAACAATGGCCGTCAACTCGACATTGTAGATGATGCGTTCGATTTTATACAGGATTTTCATCTTATTGCTCCAGGAGACCCCTCTGTTTTAGAATAAATCTGGCCTTGGCCTTGGCGATCTGGTTCAACAGCTCGATTTCTGGCATCTCGCCATCCGGGGTATCGATGATTTTTCGCAGGGTCATCTCGGCGTCTTTGTCGTCGGTCAGATAGAATTTGGCGTAAAACACCTTCGGAAGAAGGAACTTGCCCTTGTTCATCTTGTCGATGGTGTCGAACGCTTCCTTGGCCTTTTTCTTGTCTCCGCCGAAGGTGGCCGGCAGCATGCTGTTGACCGTTCCGACAAACATGTGCGCGAATCCATGGAAATAATTGCTGTCCAGCTCCGCCACATGGTTGGCCATGGTGTTGACCGGGGCCAGGTCAATGGCGATCATGGGGTCGCCGGCGTTCAGCAGTACGTTGGCGCCCATGCAGGAGGCCGTCCACAGCAGGGACGGAGCGAATTTTTTGCTCTTGATCTGCTTGGTGGCTTCGCCCACGCTTTTCCCTTTTTCTATCGCTTTACGGAATCCCCGGTGTTGCTTGAGCAGCCGCATGCCGCATTCGGTTCCGCGGGTATACAGGGCGGTGGCTTTTTCCGGGTGTTCGTCTTCGACCAGCATGCCCAGGCCGGTGTAGGCTTTAACGGCCATGGTCAACAGGAGCGGGTCATTGGGAGCCGTCCCCAGCAGGCCTTCCAGAAGCAGGATTTGTCCGGGCAGCCCTTTCTCCACTAAATCCAGGTTTTTCTGCTGGAAAAGAGCGACCTCGATGTTCTCGATGGCCGGATGCGCGACCTTGATTCCCGAGCGAAGCATGGGAGTGCATCCGCATACGATTACCAGAAGAGCGGCAACGGCGGACATACACACCATTTTCTTTTTTAGTGAAGTCATGCTGATCTCCCTTCCTGATTTATGTTTTGTTTAATGGCCGTTAGCGGGCCGGTTTTCCCCGGGTCGCCGTCAGGCGTTTCGGGCGCCTTTGCGGCTGCCAAAAAAACAGCGCCACTATATATGAAGAAAGGCGGGGCAGTCAATCCATTTCGGAATTCATGATGAAAAACCATATCGCGAGCCATTATAAGTGTTTTGCCTGGAACTGTTACGTTGAACTTTTTACTTTTACGGTAAAACAGGGTAAATAATGATGGATCGTCTCTGTTTGTCAACACTTTTTCCTTTATGTTCCGCAGGCGGTCTTCCGGCGTTGGCCGACGGTGGTTGAGAAACCTTTGAAAACCATGGCGGTTACTGCTATATTGCCAATCGTTATTCTCCATTCTTCAAAAATCAGAGAGGAAGGCCCCATGCGAACCCTATCCGTTACTTTTATGTGCTTGCTGCTGGCGGCGTCGGTTACGGCCGCCCCCCTTTCCCGCCAGGACGTTCCGGACGCTTTGCGGCCATGGGTCGAGTGGGCCCTGTACGGTGAACAACAGGACGTTTGCCCGATCGTTTTCAATGACGGCGAACAAGCCATTTGTGCCTGGCCGTCGTTTCTGACCCTGGATGTTCAGAAGTCGACCGCGGCCTTCTCCCAGCAGTGGCGCGTGTATGCCGAAGACCTCTGGCTGACCCTGCCGGGCGGGGAAGGCCTGTGGCCCCAGGAGGTGACGGTCAACGGCACGGCCCATCCGGTCGGCGACAGGGACGGCCGCCCCTCAGTGCGGATTTCCGCTCCCGGTGAGTATACGATCAGCGGGGCCTTTTATTTTAACCGCCTTCCGGAGTGGTTCCGCGTGCCGGAGCAGACGGGCCTGATCCGGCTGGTTGTTGACGGCCGGCCGGTGGCTTTTCCCCGTCTGGACAGGGAGGGCCGTCTCTGGCTGAGGCAGGAGGGAGACCGGGAG
Proteins encoded in this region:
- the dctP gene encoding TRAP transporter substrate-binding protein DctP translates to MFSRQVFFRNIRPWLLFATAILALSAGSPLNAAAEPVSPEFQGVLIESLTALWTGQEFSPELKQRQETVKTMLTSGAVSKAELESLLEASFLSIPNQHKTSRYILKDFPARVNALLSPHMTWEEVKPILWQAMSSPARKDNPIQIRIGTLGPPGTPWINVPETIAIPEIEKLSDGKVLIKIYGGGVMGEDTQVLRKMGAGQLDGCGCTALGVLEASPDMSSLLLPGLFKNYKEVDFICEKFRKRLDKAFEDKGYVLVAIIDTGYFYLFSKNKVAGLADLRKQKALTWFGAMENTFFQEMGITAMPVSVPDIVSALSTGQAETTMAPAAWMLGMQAYQYISFYLQPPLLYSPSAVFISKDLVDRVRKQIGVSEIYAFNVQEILVSEFIALEPEWNRQIRDYEEKSLKAFEGKCGMKAVTFSPEDQQAIEKAGKAVQQKLAGKVFPEDLMGDIQKSLEAYRAQH
- a CDS encoding TRAP transporter TatT component family protein, with amino-acid sequence MTSLKKKMVCMSAVAALLVIVCGCTPMLRSGIKVAHPAIENIEVALFQQKNLDLVEKGLPGQILLLEGLLGTAPNDPLLLTMAVKAYTGLGMLVEDEHPEKATALYTRGTECGMRLLKQHRGFRKAIEKGKSVGEATKQIKSKKFAPSLLWTASCMGANVLLNAGDPMIAIDLAPVNTMANHVAELDSNYFHGFAHMFVGTVNSMLPATFGGDKKKAKEAFDTIDKMNKGKFLLPKVFYAKFYLTDDKDAEMTLRKIIDTPDGEMPEIELLNQIAKAKARFILKQRGLLEQ
- the dctP gene encoding TRAP transporter substrate-binding protein DctP, producing MHIPGVRWGLIRRPLPVFFCLLILGITSRPEAAGDAPARDGFQKILQESLETLWTGREVGPELKRRQQSMLNNGAVAKVDLESMAKTALTTIMDRHKTSRYIQKDLPERFNALFSPHINKKEFKQILWRALTSPIQGKEPFQIRIGTLAPPGTPWLTVPETSTIPEIETLSGGKILIKIYGGGVMGEDPEILKKMKDDQVDGCGCTALGVLTASPDASALLIPGLFKNYEEVDYICEKFRPDLDRVFEEKGYILAALIDTGFFYLFSKNAVTGLTDMKSQKVATWFGTVETALYQELGIVPIPVTTPELVTALSTNVVTTNLSPAAWVLGMQAHQYCRYYLKPPLLYSPAAVIVSTRMRDRLQKQIGISDVFAWNIQEVMVSEFNGLEPEWKAQIRSYEEKSLMAFETKCGIQPVVLSPQDQQVIEKAGTSLQQKLAGKVFSAKLMNDIQKALEAYRAQKQ
- the dctP gene encoding TRAP transporter substrate-binding protein DctP, translated to MVISNARSGINLPRVFLSVFIALLISIMVGPTVSAAADAGRQGFQTILVESLTALWTGQEFSPELKQRQETLKAMLASGAVPKSEMETMTEETISSILDRHKTSRYILKDFPTRASALFAPQMTWDEIKQIIWRAMTSPVKKEDPVLFKVGTLAPPGTPWLTVPETIAFPEIERLSEGRVLMKIYGGGVMGEDTDILRKMDMGQLDSCGCTSLGVLAASPDTSAFLVPGLFKNYEEVDYICEKFRKRLDEGFEKKGYILAALIDTGFFYMFSKNKITGLADLRKQKVLTWFGAMETALYKELSINPTPVAVPEIVSTLSTGLADTNLSPAGWMLGMQAYQYSKYFLKPALLYSPAAVIVSTKTKERLRKQINVSETYAHNVQELLVFEFNSIEPEWRRQIRAYEGKSLEAFESKCGIKVMTFSFEDQQAIEKAGESVQRQMAGKAFSADLIVDIKKALEEYRAKH
- a CDS encoding TRAP transporter small permease subunit; the encoded protein is MKILYKIERIIYNVELTAIVLLLLSLSIFAFIQVVLRNFFDYSIIWMAVYNSMALLALALLGASIATSSFERSHINIDLLQGILKPPYNRYLSMFLMLVAALACLLFMKFSWDYVLVTREVGKIESAIHTPEWVITLMFPVCFLSMAFKFFVCFLTEINDIRKARNTD
- a CDS encoding TRAP transporter large permease subunit, coding for MTFIALGLLLLAISGEPLFIIIGGMAFANFYFVIDIAPATLFTDFYRLTTMPIFVAIPLFIFSGYLLADTRLPEKMLRLTNALVGWLPGGLCFVALIACSIFTAFTGASAITIVGIGTLLYPVFQKDGYPENFTLGLITTGGSLGTLLMPCLPLILYGVIAGQQKGVSLNVEDMFIAGLLPAILLIALLYAYAFFFGIKYSPLKKFSFAEVAAATWEIKWELPLPVLVVGGILTGLFSAPEAAAVAAIYVLVVEWFVIRDLNFRKLISIIRRSMIMNGAILMIVGMALGLTDVFVTLSVPEKLFEFLGQYITSKYTFLLLLNGFLLMVGALMDIFSACAIVVPIVVPIALKYGVDPVHLGIIFLANLELGFLTPPVGMSLFISSLKFNKSLPTIVRSILPFIALLLIGVLLITYIPALSLYLLEFTDKPAIIDPSSLL
- the dctP gene encoding TRAP transporter substrate-binding protein DctP; amino-acid sequence: MVTIHLRSMKPRLRVLCGIMIMMILTWRPAAVAAADAGTAEFQGMLQAVLEALWTGQDLTPELKQKQETIKDTLRTGAVQAADLEAMLQKMMPSVLDRQQTSRYIQIGLPEQINALLAPQMDWKKFKDIAWKVMASPAKKEDPMVIKLGTLAPPGTPWLSIPETVTLPEIERLSEGKLQIKIYGGGVMGEDTDILRKIDIGQLDSCGCTAIGVLAASPDTSALLLPGLFKNYAEIDYICEKFRRRLDEGFEKKGYILAALIDTGYFYIFSANKITGLEDLRKQKVLTWFGAMETTLYKELGINATPVAVPEVVSALSTGLADTNMAPAAWMLGMQAYQYSNYYLKPPFLYCPAAVIVSSKTKERLQKQIGVSETYAQNIQEMLVAEFNVLEPEWKKQIRAYEEKSLKAFESKCGMKAMTFSPEDMKMIEKASQAVLASQSGKTFSAELMADIQKELDAYRASKK